From the Paenibacillus sp. FSL H8-0548 genome, one window contains:
- a CDS encoding MarR family transcriptional regulator, with amino-acid sequence MLDKQNQLSNLVSHHMLAIVGNFSKIRDSDLPAPQFYILQTLAKQDMLTSSYFANIMDVTLSAITNLSNKLVRKGYIERVVSETDRRQTYLKITEQGREVEQRMLERYRYLTDDLWSDFTDEELDLLIVSYEKMIAKMESKSNEQKSE; translated from the coding sequence ATGCTGGACAAGCAAAACCAATTGTCCAATTTGGTTAGCCATCATATGCTGGCGATAGTGGGCAATTTCTCCAAAATTCGTGATAGTGACTTACCGGCACCTCAATTTTATATTCTTCAGACGTTAGCTAAGCAAGACATGTTAACCAGCTCGTATTTTGCAAACATCATGGACGTGACGCTCTCTGCCATTACCAATTTAAGCAATAAGCTGGTACGGAAGGGCTACATTGAACGTGTGGTTTCGGAGACGGACAGACGGCAGACTTATTTGAAAATAACGGAGCAGGGACGCGAGGTTGAGCAGCGCATGCTGGAGAGATATCGGTATCTGACGGATGATTTATGGTCTGATTTTACGGATGAGGAGCTGGACCTGCTTATTGTTTCTTATGAAAAAATGATTGCGAAGATGGAGAGCAAGAGCAACGAGCAAAAATCAGAGTGA
- a CDS encoding glucose 1-dehydrogenase has protein sequence MGRLDNKVAIVTGAAGGMGKADALLFAKEGAKVVITDLQEEKLQEVVREIEDMGGEALGIKHNVESEEDWVQVVEQTISKFGQINILVNNAGISDPTPFMDQTVERWEKTMSINVTSIFLGQKYVIPHMITAGGGSIINISSIAGLTGGSGAGPYTASKGAVRMLTKATAVDFAKHNIRANSIHPGYIETPMTVDLMKDEKMKQWFLAQTPLPRLGKAEDIANGVLFLASDESSYITGIELPIDGGYYAK, from the coding sequence GTGGGAAGATTAGATAATAAAGTAGCTATTGTAACTGGCGCAGCAGGCGGTATGGGAAAAGCTGATGCGCTCCTATTTGCCAAAGAAGGCGCGAAGGTCGTCATTACGGATCTGCAGGAAGAAAAATTGCAGGAGGTTGTGCGTGAGATCGAGGATATGGGCGGCGAGGCTCTCGGCATTAAGCATAATGTAGAGTCCGAAGAGGACTGGGTTCAAGTCGTAGAGCAAACGATCAGCAAATTTGGCCAAATTAATATCCTTGTGAACAATGCCGGCATTTCTGATCCAACGCCATTCATGGACCAGACGGTTGAGCGCTGGGAAAAAACGATGTCGATTAACGTAACAAGCATTTTTCTTGGGCAAAAATACGTTATACCTCATATGATTACAGCTGGCGGCGGTTCTATTATAAACATCTCCTCTATTGCCGGTTTGACTGGAGGCAGCGGCGCAGGCCCGTACACGGCGAGCAAAGGTGCTGTTCGAATGCTTACTAAGGCGACGGCTGTTGATTTTGCAAAGCATAACATTCGGGCTAATTCTATACACCCAGGCTATATCGAGACCCCAATGACTGTAGATCTTATGAAAGACGAGAAAATGAAGCAGTGGTTTCTTGCTCAAACACCGCTTCCGCGCCTTGGCAAAGCCGAGGACATCGCTAACGGTGTCTTGTTCCTAGCCTCGGATGAATCGTCTTATATTACAGGTATTGAACTGCCGATTGATGGCGGATATTACGCTAAATAA